The DNA window gcagcctggtgacctagaggccggagagggagcacatagTGACAGTAATGCTTTGTagattagcagtaaaaccttgaaatcagccctagccttaacacaAAGCCACTGTAGAGAGACTTttatatgttcgtcaaaagagagatcagggtccagagtaacgccgaggtcctttaCAGTTTATTTGCGACGACTGCACAACCATTGAGATTCAGCAGATCTCTTTgattcttgggacctagaactagcatttCTGTTTTgcctgagtttaaaagtaaataTTTTCCGCCATCCGCTtctttatgtctgaaacacaggcttccaggaaGCCTGCTTTTCAATAAGCATGTCCTAGCTGTCAGGCCTAATAAATGGTCATAGTCATGACACAGATATGTTGATGCTTTAGTCAAGACTGAGTATGGGATTTTACACTGAGAAAAGATAACATTCATGATTTTGTCCTTGTCAGGTGAATGTGGGGGAAATGGAGACAGCCAAAGAGAAATGGAGTTTGATTATTGGGAACCTGGCACTAAAACAGGTGATTTACTTTATGGCTGatactgtccagtgtttccaggtTTCTATGACATATGATCTATAATGaattacaatatgagtgaaaagtattcataaaaaaaaaaaaaagtgaattaGTTATGTTAAAAAAATaagcttttctgtgttggaatggtgtgggcgtaccctaACAACAAAATGGTGTGAGTCATTGATGTgagtagaccactgattggccagcttgTCCTCCTCAGGAGGATGACATCATCCATTTTTTAAATGGTCTGTTTGAGGTGGGGTCTTGAagtgtttttttctctccaatttatGCTTTGCCCACAAATACGAGTACCTTATGAGGTAATAGAATATTAActttaaaagtgagattttcactggaaAGTGACTTTAAATATGTCCCCCAAACCTTTACTTGTACTTCTTAGCCTTAACAAATGCCTAGTGTACAAAGAGTTTTTCTTTCTCCAGATGCAAGCCACAGTGCTGGGTCTACTGGCTGCCCTGACAGCGGTGGTCTTGGGCTGGGTACTGGAGGGAGATATGCTTCTCAACCACGCTGCTCTCCTCTGCTCAGCCAGCGTAACTACTGCCTTCCTTGCTTCCTTGCTGCAGGGTAAGGAGAACAGCGAGACCTGTCCATACCCTTAACCCACATcatacctacagtacagtacaatgggTTTTAGGTCACGGCTCAAACAGCTAGCTAGGTATTGACAGGAACGGACGAGCTATCTGTTCCTGTCTATCCCCACTGCACCTCTCATTCTCCTACACAGGTTCATGCATGCCAATTCCTCCATGCGGAGAGGCCCTTTTCACTAGCATCTTAGTGTGAGGCGACAGTCTCTTCATTATAGGGAAGCCCACATAAAAAAATACTACACTTTTACTACAGAATACTATAGTACTTAATGTAGAATTCTATATAATTTTGTAGTATACTGTGTAGAATCCTATACTCCACACTGTGTGGACTGTAGTATCCCTCGAGCATGTAGTGCTTACTTACTTTTTGGATCGATTGGACTGCTAGCTAGCTTTACTGCTAGCTTTGTCAATGCGGTTTTGATTTGAATGTGCTGGCCTTAGGGAGTTCATGCCCTCGATCGTGTAGTGCTTTCTATATAATTgtttagtatactgtagaatactatactatacactgtagtatcccttgatttatttttttatttgactatTTAAAAACACAATATAAGCACAAATGTGGATACAATGCATTTAGAAATTTGATGAGAATAATACAAAAAAAGGGGTCCTAGTTCAAACATCCAACATATTACACATTTACAGCTAACCCACAttaaaaaatactatagtatactatggtCTAAATACAGTAGTAtatttatatactatagtattcactgttgtGTTTTTTTGCAGACATGAGTGTAGTATACTATAgcattcactgtagtgtttttgcagacatgactGTAGCATATTGTGGTAACACCTGCCGACTAGGGTTAGCTAAACTGGCACGACTTCAAGACTACCCCAGTTACTGTTTAATTAGGGGAACAACTAAACCAGAACACAAGACACACAGGTTCATGACAGGCCACCTATTGAGTTGGGGCAAAAGTTCTGAGAAATTGTAACATCTAAACATTAGACACAGGTTCTAGACCCATTAAAGGAAAACACTACAAAGGCAGATAAAGAACAAGCAAAGTTTAGTAAAAGCTGAGGATTAGGTTTGCTTGTTTGACACAGAtaaataacacacattaacaagAGTACACCAAAATGACTTCATAGATCTGTTACTTCCACGAGACAGCTTTCTGAAATACAAGAGTGCTTTCACAGAAATGTCATTGACCTAGTTCAGAAGATTACCAAAAATAGTGACAAACAATACTGTACTTCTGATGGTACAAAAGAAAGAACAGTTAACCACAGAATTGACATAAACAATAGATATTGTAGAAATAGAAATGACTTTACTTAGACAGAGCCCTTTTTGGAGGGCACAGCCTGTACCTCAAACCAGCAACGCACAGCCTGTACCTCAAACCAGCAACGCACAGCCTGTACCTCAAACCAGCAACGCACAGCCTGTACCTCAATCCAGCAACGCACAGCCTGTACCTCAATCCAGCAACGCACAGCCTGTACCTCAAACCAGCAACGCACAGCCTGTACCTCAAACCAGCAACGCACAGCCTGTACCTCAAACCAGCAACGCCGCTCCAAACAAGGTGACTTCAAATAGAAGGCCATGATTGCAGTGGCCTTACATAATGAAAATCAGACATATTGTCACTCAGGGAAAAACTCACTGATGGTCAAAGTCAACATATACCATTCAGAACAATCGACTACACCCCAAACATTTCTTCTAGACAACATTGTCACAAAATGGTTCCTCGCAGAAATAAACGACCAGCAACACCATACAACCTGTACACACAAAGGTTATTCACAGTAAAAAGCTCTCACCTGAACATGACCACGGGGTGCTTTTATACATTTCCTACATGTCCTCCAATAATAAGGGTCCCCAAGGGAAACACTGATGTTTAGGTGAGGGTTACGGTGCTGCCCATCTACTGAGCAGCTGGAGGCAGAGACGCAGTTCAGTTTAAAAGTCTTTCTAGATTCCGGTATTGGAGATGATACATGGCAGGGAATGATTGACAGTTGTAGACATGAGATGCTTGTCTTGAATGGAGACTTGGTTGGCGTTGTACGTAGTATGGTTTATCTAAAAGGACACAAAGGTGCAAATAATAACGGGCAATAACAGCAATGAACATATGTAATTAATGGCAATCActagtaaatactatagtataatagtcatgtccgcaaaaacactatataatatatactcctgtttcaaatcaaattgtatttgtcacatgcgtagaatacagtgaaatgcttacttacaagccattaaccaacaatgcagttttaagaacccccccccaaaaaaaaaagtaagagataagaataacaaataattaaaaagcagcagtaaataacaattgcggggctatatacaggaggtaccggtacagagtcaatgtgcgggggcaccggtgtcgaggtaattgaggtatttatgtacatgtaggtaagatttttaaagtggctatgcatagataataacagagagtagcagcggcgtaaaaggggggcaatgcaaatagtctgagtagccatttgattagctgttcaggagtcttatggcttgggggtagaagctgtttagatgcctcttggacctagacttggcactccattaccgcttgccatgcggtagcagagagtctatgactagggtggctggagtctttgacaatcttcagagccttcctctgacaccgcctggtatagaggtcctggatggcaggaaacttggccccggtgatgtactgggccgtacgcactaccctttgtagtaccttgcggtcggaggccgagcagttgccataccaggcagtgatgcaacccgtcaggatgctctcgatggtgcagctgtaaaaccttttgaggacctgaggacccatgccaaatcttttcagtctcctgagggggaataggttttgtcgtgccctcttcactttATGTATAAGTGGGTAACCTGTACAGATGTGAGGTGTAATATGGAAATgttttttctttgcatatctcACTCCCGctgagagagtggggtcacggacgatcagccattattgacggcgaccctggagcaattagggtcaaCTGCCTTTCTCAAGGGCAAGTGGCGCAACACTCCTtaccgccaggctacctgctgtcctacagtgaacactacagtaaagtctgcaaaaaccgTACAttgaatactatagtatataaatatagtaatactacagtatttagaccatagtatactgtagtatttttttCTACATACACTACCATAACCTCTCTCTGAGGCACATTATCTcttactcatccatttatatgtacaATTATTCCAACTTAATTGCAAAACTGTACACTTCTGCTGTATTCCTGGAAAAGCCTGAATGCTCTTTCTATTTGAGATGTACAGAATATAATCATCTGAGACCAGGAAGCTTAGCTACAACTGACATTGTAGGTTTCTTCTGTATCAGACCTTTTTTGTTGCAAAACCATTTTGTTATGACTCAAATAAAACCAATGCTTGGGATCTGAAAGGCAGACCTGACTCTGTAAGGCAGAGTTTGTGATCTAGCTAGAACACCCAAATTAATTATTCATATGGTTAATTTTCATTGGAATGATGGGTACTGATCGGTCCACAGAATAACATGCTATTTTATCTGCCTTGGAATGTAAATATGTATCAACTAATTCAACTTGACCATCTGTGTTTACAGATATTTGATTTGCATTTACCACTTGATAAAAGCGGAAGTGAATAATACCACTGTAGGCCATTACAGTCCCTTGTCCCTTCCCCCAGTCTTACGCTTCTCCCAGCTGTCACCACATTGCTTTCATCCGTTCAACTCTTGGCTGCTCAATTCATGCACCTTGGTTGGAGAGTTGTGCAACTGAACAGTAGCCTGAATCTGACTCGACTGTGTTGTCTTCTCCCAGGGATCATCATGGTGGGAGTGATCACCGGCTCCAAGAGGATTGGCATCAACCCAGACAATGTGGCCACGCCCATCGCTGCCAGCTTTGGTGACCTCATCACCCTGGCCATCCTGGCCTGCCTGAGCCAGGGGCTCTACGAATGCATAGGTATAAATCAAGAGGTTTAGCTTTCAGGCCACTAGGGGGCAGTCTGGGCCCATTTACTGGAATGTCATAGCTACATTTACAGCTCTGACTCATCTGGCTAGCTATCAACTATATTTGTTTAGCTAGTGTGTGTCTgctcctttccctgtctccacAGAGTTGTATCCCTATGTGTCGTACCTGGTGTGTCTGTTCTTCCTCGGACTGACCCCTCTGTGGGTGGTCGTCTCCTCCAGAAACCCAGCAAGTCGCAttctactctacacaggctgggAACCAATCATCACTGCCATGCTCATCAGCAGGTCTGCTTCCCTGTTCCGTGGCCCTGAATTCCAGTCACAGCATTCAAATGGAAATACCATCCTTTAATAAGTATTTTTCTCTAGTATCGGAGGACTCATCTTGGACACAACTGTATCAGACCCGAACATGGTGGGAATGATAGTCTACACGCCAGTTATGAATGGTGAGACAAGGATCTGGATTTTTAGAAGCATACATTCAGGAACCTTCAAGAAAATGGTAAGTCACAAGATCTCTCCAAATGTATGATCATTGTGTATTCTTCATCTCAATCTAGGTATTGGGGGGAACCTGGTTGCCATCCAGTCCAGTCGTATAGCCACTGATCTGTACCACCACTGCCCACCGAGGCAGGTGCCTGAGGATCGCAGGAGCTGCTACAACCCCTGCAGGACCTTCTGTGGCTCAGGTAATGACACGCACATGTAGACAGGCTCATGCACATGACCAGTCCCTTTAACATACCTGTGAACACAAAAGGAATGAAATGTTCTGTTGTCAGGTGTATTCTCTGTCAGTTAACCATATCTACCTCTGACAGGAGCCAATCATCGCTCTGCACAGGTGCTGCTCCTGTTGGTCGTACCGGGTCACCTGATTTTCCTGTACACAATCCACTTGATGAAGGGCAGCACCTCTCCCACACCTGTCTTCATCATCTTCTTCCTAGCTGTAGCCCTCCTACAGGTAAATCAGGAAGCAAGAGTGATCAGTTTGGTCAATGTCTGTGTCTCAGTAGTCATAAGTGGATTCTTTCTCCTCTGCTCCTTCATTAACACTGATACTATAATTAAACAATAAGgaccaagggggtgtggtatacggccaatataccacaactAAAGGCTGTTCTTACGCACGAAGTGAcatggagtgcctggacacagcctttagcagtggtatattggccatatatcacaaaccccagaggtgccttattactattataaactgcttaccaacgtaattagagcagtacaaataaatgttttgccaTAACCATGGTTTTGTTCTGATATATCACTACTGAcagtcaatcagcattcagggctcgaaccacccagtttataataaagggctgaatctttctctctcccttctgttaGGTCTTCACACTGCTATGTATTGCTGACTTGATGATCCCTTGTCTGTGGCGGACAGGCAAAGACCCTGACAGTTACTCCATCCCCTACCTCACTGCTCTGGCGGATCTATTGGGCACAGCCCTCCTGGTTCTGGCCTTCTTCCTGCTCTGGCTTGTAGGGGAGAAAGTTCCCTCTGGAGACTGACACCCTGGGTGCTTCATATTCTCCCATTCTCCTTTCATTCTGCCTGGGTGAAAGCAGACATTTCAACTGCTTTCACCAATCCAGCCCTATTGGATCTGTGATTGTTTTTAAAGTAAGGTTGGACACATTCAAGCAAGGCCTGAGATAATGTAGGGCCTTAGGAAAATGCAGGTGGCTCTACTAAAATCTGGCAGCAGAATTATTTTAATTTCAGGGTTTCTTTCTCAATGGGGGTAAGTGTCCAACCCCCTGTTTGGAGTTTTTCTGCTGAATTTCCTCACCTGGGGTACTTCTATAGGCATTCTGTGCCAACGAAAATGAGGGTGATGTACATTTGGTTCAATATTGTGGGCAGGCAGCATTTTAATTGTAACATAATATGTAATATACATGTTTTCTAAAATGTCTGTTATAGAATATAATTTCCCTTTAATCTACATACATGGGTGAGTTTTCACAATGTGAATCAATAATATTGCAGTATTACTTACTTATTGTGTGACTGTTGTATGTTATTACATTGTTTTGTGAGAGTTGAGAAAGAGTCCAATCTGTCTAATAAAGAAAAATAGGATTTCATTTGGTTGATATTTAATAGGTAATTTACTCTCTCCTGCATATAGTTTAACATACAATAGTTGTTTCTGCCTCAGCAGGTGCATCAGTCTGATGAGTAGTCTACCTTTCAGGTACAAGTGGAGACAGTACTCTattatcaccaacaaactagaatggtccaaacactactaagacagttgtgaagagggcacgacaaagcatATTCCCCTgtaggaaactaaaaagatttggcatgggtcctgagatcctcaaaaggttctacagctgcaacatcgagagcattgTGACATCACTGCATGGTACAGCAATtgcttggcctctgaccgcaaggcactacagagggtagtgcgtacggcccagtacatcactggggctaagcagccgtccaggacctctacaccaggcagtgtcagaggaaggccctaatattggtcaaagaccccagccacagattgttctctctactaccgcatggcagccggtaccggagtgccaagtcttggacaaaaaggcttctcaacagtttttacccccaagccataagactcctgaaaaggcaatcaaatggctacctggaccatttgcattgtgtcccccccaacccctattttacgctgccactctctgtttatcatatatacagtcaCTAACTATACATACAATGTACATACCTCAACTGGCCCGACCAaacagtgctcccgcacattggctaaccaggctatctgcattgtgtaccgccacccaccaccccctcttttacgctactgctcctctgttcatcatatatgtatagtcactttaaccatacctacatgtacatactacctcaatcagcctgactaaccggtgtctgtatgtagcctcgctactgtttttccCTGTctttctactgtttttatttctttacttacctattgttcacctaataccttttttgtactattggttagagctattgtaagtaagcatttcactaaggtctgcttcacctgttgtattccgcgcatgtgacaaatgaacTATGATTTGATAACATTGCTCCTCTAGCGGCAAAGTAAGATAGTGCTTTTGGGACTCAGAGCTTCGAGCTGGGACTGGTTCCTTCGCAGCCATTTTCTGTCCAACCACACGGCCGTTTTGAGAAGCTAACCAACCAGGGCAGTATCGGAGGTTTGTGCCTGGCTCTGGCCAATGATTGCTATCCGATTTCTCGTTACCTCGAATCGAAATCTCCGCGTTTGACTCTTTCTTTGATGGTAGCGTGAGAGGGAATTAGCAGCGGGAAAGTAGAAATTAACACTGCGAGTTGAGGAATTCTTATCTCGGACTCGCTAGTAAATGGTCTCCCCGTACGGGTACTCCGTCACACAGCAGGCCCTCCACAAAGACTCAAATGCATCTAACAAATGTAACAGGCTATGTTTGCCATGGGGTTGCTCAAATCCGACTGTTGAAGTCGACGGGATGTCTTGAATAGTCTGTAAACATGACGAATTTGCGAAATCGTGAGT is part of the Oncorhynchus keta strain PuntledgeMale-10-30-2019 chromosome 26, Oket_V2, whole genome shotgun sequence genome and encodes:
- the slc41a2a gene encoding solute carrier family 41 member 2; this translates as MANTGQQDDQLAQSDSVGAGKHNRHHYGSCPAPDAQHPGGHQRLPNRAQSPSNSNIFNELCPYTETDPLFPNGHMPGSKVNEEVMEKDPEDCSAQDGVREMPSESVRSMVLQILVPFLLAGLGTVSAGMLLDVVQHWEVFQRVTEIFILVPALLGLKGNLEMTLASRLSTAVNVGEMETAKEKWSLIIGNLALKQMQATVLGLLAALTAVVLGWVLEGDMLLNHAALLCSASVTTAFLASLLQGIIMVGVITGSKRIGINPDNVATPIAASFGDLITLAILACLSQGLYECIELYPYVSYLVCLFFLGLTPLWVVVSSRNPASRILLYTGWEPIITAMLISSIGGLILDTTVSDPNMVGMIVYTPVMNGIGGNLVAIQSSRIATDLYHHCPPRQVPEDRRSCYNPCRTFCGSGANHRSAQVLLLLVVPGHLIFLYTIHLMKGSTSPTPVFIIFFLAVALLQVFTLLCIADLMIPCLWRTGKDPDSYSIPYLTALADLLGTALLVLAFFLLWLVGEKVPSGD